In the Devosia sp. SL43 genome, one interval contains:
- a CDS encoding BrnT family toxin, which yields MDYEWDEAKRLSNIEKHKVDILEALLIFENWVLTEPDSRFDYGEVRFKSTGMVDGNCYVLIHAERDGRTRLISAWQGGRRDRRKYQAGYVGRDTSHEG from the coding sequence ATGGACTACGAGTGGGACGAGGCGAAGCGACTTTCAAATATTGAGAAGCACAAGGTTGATATACTGGAAGCCTTGCTGATTTTCGAGAACTGGGTGCTGACGGAGCCAGATTCTCGGTTCGACTATGGCGAGGTACGTTTCAAGTCGACGGGCATGGTAGATGGCAACTGCTATGTGCTCATTCACGCAGAGCGTGATGGACGAACCAGATTGATTTCCGCCTGGCAAGGAGGCCGACGTGACCGAAGAAAATATCAAGCGGGCTACGTTGGCCGAGATACGAGCCATGAAGGATAG
- a CDS encoding BrnA antitoxin family protein — protein sequence MTEENIKRATLAEIRAMKDRGELYHNPDAPEGPDLPDSFWKNAVWVDPQGKTSVHLKLDPEVFFFFKQQGKGHITRMQDVLKAYVKAQREREASSPEDDRAPGRAASR from the coding sequence GTGACCGAAGAAAATATCAAGCGGGCTACGTTGGCCGAGATACGAGCCATGAAGGATAGAGGCGAACTTTATCACAACCCCGATGCTCCCGAAGGCCCTGACCTGCCCGACAGCTTTTGGAAGAATGCGGTGTGGGTCGATCCTCAGGGAAAGACCTCCGTTCACCTCAAGCTTGATCCGGAGGTTTTCTTCTTTTTCAAGCAACAGGGCAAAGGTCACATTACCCGTATGCAGGATGTGCTGAAGGCCTATGTAAAAGCTCAGCGGGAACGCGAGGCGTCATCACCGGAAGACGACAGAGCTCCGGGTCGGGCAGCATCTCGCTAG
- a CDS encoding Gfo/Idh/MocA family oxidoreductase: MAKTYALVGTGGRARMFYQAILGPHREHSRLVALCDTNQVRMDYTNSVIAGELGGQAVPTYKAADFGKMLTDTRPDTVIVTSVDRTHHKYIIAALEAGCDVITEKPMTTDPEKCQAILDAVERTGKQVRVTFNYRYAPHNAALRELIAEGAIGKPTSVHFEWLLDTRHGADYFRRWHRDKRNSGGLMVHKSTHHFDLVNFWLGSQPDTVFAMGDLKFYGRANAEERGVVTPYTRTTGVEAAKDDKFAIDLTANPVQKGLYWDAEKEDGYLRDQNVFGDGISIEDTMNVMVRYRNKAVMTYSLYAYAPWEGFNVAINGTGGRLELTVHETSYINAGGTSDEEGSAKGVHLYHFPLHGEARQIPIQHAAGGHGGGDNIMLDEIFGSATPRPGYGANHRDGALSILTGIAANQSFATGLPVDVRTLVRL, encoded by the coding sequence ATGGCCAAGACCTACGCGCTTGTCGGAACGGGCGGTCGCGCCCGCATGTTCTACCAGGCCATTCTGGGGCCGCATCGCGAGCATTCCCGCCTCGTTGCCCTGTGTGACACCAACCAGGTCCGCATGGACTACACCAATAGCGTGATCGCAGGTGAACTGGGCGGCCAGGCGGTGCCCACCTATAAGGCCGCCGATTTCGGCAAGATGCTCACCGACACCCGGCCAGACACGGTCATCGTCACCTCGGTCGATCGCACGCACCACAAATACATCATTGCCGCCCTTGAGGCCGGATGCGACGTCATCACCGAAAAGCCGATGACCACCGATCCCGAGAAGTGTCAGGCAATCCTCGATGCGGTCGAGCGCACCGGCAAGCAGGTCCGTGTCACCTTCAACTACCGCTATGCCCCTCATAATGCCGCCCTGCGCGAGCTGATTGCCGAAGGCGCCATCGGCAAACCCACTTCGGTGCATTTCGAATGGCTGCTCGATACCCGCCACGGCGCCGACTATTTCCGCCGCTGGCACCGCGACAAGCGCAATAGCGGCGGCCTCATGGTCCACAAGTCGACCCACCATTTCGACCTGGTCAACTTTTGGCTCGGCAGCCAGCCCGACACGGTGTTTGCGATGGGCGACCTCAAATTCTACGGTCGCGCCAATGCCGAGGAACGTGGCGTCGTCACGCCCTATACCCGCACTACGGGCGTGGAAGCGGCCAAGGACGACAAATTCGCCATCGATCTCACCGCCAACCCGGTTCAGAAGGGCCTCTACTGGGATGCTGAAAAGGAAGACGGCTACCTGCGCGACCAGAACGTCTTCGGCGACGGCATCTCCATCGAAGACACCATGAATGTCATGGTGCGCTACCGCAACAAGGCGGTGATGACCTATTCGCTCTATGCCTACGCGCCATGGGAAGGCTTCAACGTCGCCATCAACGGCACCGGCGGACGCCTCGAACTCACCGTCCACGAGACCAGCTACATCAATGCCGGCGGCACGTCAGATGAAGAAGGCTCTGCCAAGGGCGTTCACCTCTATCATTTCCCGCTGCATGGCGAGGCCCGGCAAATCCCCATCCAGCATGCTGCCGGCGGCCATGGCGGTGGCGACAACATCATGCTCGACGAAATCTTCGGTAGCGCCACGCCGCGTCCGGGCTACGGAGCCAACCACCGCGACGGCGCCCTGTCGATCCTGACCGGCATCGCCGCCAACCAGTCCTTCGCCACCGGCCTGCCAGTCGATGTCCGCACCCTGGTTCGCCTCTGA
- a CDS encoding GntR family transcriptional regulator, protein MAGSVLEVTEETMALRVVGALRDEIVSMALKPGDVISESDIAGRYGVSRQPVREAFIRLAQQGLLLIRPKRATVVKKISPDGVRQSRFIRESIEVEIIRRVAARPGDAAEVLKALIAEQEVASSADDHRGFHTLDELFHRTLARLAGVEYAWQLIDDHKMQLDRVRYLTLGVSSSRVAIGEHKIIAAAVAAGDVPGAEAAMRAHLARAEVLLGQTISDHPDFFE, encoded by the coding sequence ATGGCAGGCAGCGTGCTCGAAGTGACCGAGGAGACCATGGCGCTGCGCGTGGTTGGCGCGTTGCGCGACGAGATCGTCAGCATGGCGCTCAAGCCCGGCGACGTGATCTCGGAAAGCGACATTGCCGGGCGCTATGGCGTGTCACGGCAACCGGTGCGCGAAGCCTTCATCCGCCTGGCTCAGCAGGGGCTGCTGCTGATCCGGCCCAAGCGGGCCACCGTGGTCAAGAAGATCTCGCCCGATGGCGTGCGGCAAAGCCGGTTCATCCGCGAAAGCATCGAGGTGGAGATCATCCGGCGCGTCGCGGCCAGACCCGGCGATGCGGCTGAAGTGCTGAAGGCGCTGATCGCCGAGCAGGAAGTGGCCTCGTCGGCCGACGATCATCGCGGCTTTCATACGCTTGACGAACTGTTCCACCGCACCCTGGCTCGGCTGGCGGGCGTCGAGTATGCGTGGCAGCTGATCGATGACCACAAGATGCAACTCGACCGGGTCCGCTATCTGACGCTGGGCGTATCCTCGTCGCGAGTGGCCATCGGCGAGCACAAGATCATCGCGGCGGCGGTGGCGGCGGGTGACGTGCCGGGCGCCGAGGCCGCCATGCGGGCGCATCTGGCCCGGGCCGAGGTGCTGCTGGGGCAGACCATCAGCGATCACCCGGATTTTTTTGAGTAG
- a CDS encoding insulinase family protein, protein MSHPAFELVRDEHIAEVNSQAQLFRHKKTGAEVLSLVNDDENKVFGITFKTPPEDSTGIAHILEHSVLCGSRKYPVKKPFVELIKGSLNTFLNAMTFPDKTAYPVASQNLKDFYNLVDVYLDAVFFPLISEDTFRQEGWHYELEDTASPLVYKGVVFNEMKGVFQSPDAVMRDISQRSLYPDTTYGISSGGDPKAIPDLTYAQFKRFHQTFYHPSNTRAFFSGDDNAAQRLAILDEYFSQFERAPVDAEVKLQPRFNAPRQIVATYAGTKDEGKARDGMFSVNWMIDPPADRTEALSHGMLSYLLAGNPAAPLRKALTESGLGEGMTGGGIGGGLRQPMASFGMKGIDPADGERVEALILTTLGEIAERGFAADQLEAAANTFEFSLRENNTGSYPRGMVYMFNALGTWLHGGDPLAPLAFEGALTALKEKAGKGHFESEIRRLFLDNMHRTTVTLSADPEQGAREVAKEVDILAGVRARLDEKALETTVSETEKLKALQETVDDPALLAKIPTLTLGDLPRESRTIPIDIGTLGDVRLFTHDLPTLGIVYLDLGFDLHVLDKELLPYLPLFGRALLQTGTSKEDFVSLTQRIGRSTGGIAQHRGLSSRQGSDGSAAWFFLSGKAVPDKIEEMLAIMGDVLLDARLDNRERFKQMALEEKAGFEARLVPSGNAIVDTRLKSGLTEASWIAEQLGGVSYLQFIRDLVKRVDSDWDSVEAALVRIRDTLFNRGRMLVNVTADATLWDRARGEVASFLGRIPDAMHGFADWSVDFAPRSEGLIIPAQVNYVGKGANLRALGFELTGASSVVLKFLNTTYLWDKVRVQGGAYGGSSRFDLTSGNFSFLSYRDPNLLKTLDAYDGASKALNAGIGENDLTRSIIGVIGDVDGYEFPDAKGYSSMWRQLTGTTDAIRQQRRDEILGTTVADFRRMAEAVEAIAKHGHVVVLGGETAISAANDKRPGLLEVTKVM, encoded by the coding sequence ATGTCCCATCCTGCATTCGAACTGGTCCGCGACGAGCATATTGCGGAGGTCAATTCGCAGGCGCAGCTGTTCCGGCACAAGAAAACCGGCGCCGAGGTGCTCAGTCTCGTCAATGACGACGAGAACAAGGTGTTCGGCATTACCTTCAAGACGCCGCCGGAGGATTCGACGGGGATCGCGCATATCCTCGAGCATTCGGTGCTGTGCGGGAGCCGGAAATATCCGGTCAAGAAGCCGTTCGTGGAGCTGATCAAGGGATCGCTCAACACCTTCCTCAACGCCATGACCTTTCCGGACAAGACCGCCTATCCGGTGGCGAGCCAGAACCTCAAGGATTTCTACAACCTCGTCGATGTGTATCTCGACGCGGTGTTTTTTCCGCTGATATCAGAGGATACGTTCCGGCAGGAAGGGTGGCACTACGAGCTTGAGGATACGGCGAGCCCGCTGGTCTATAAGGGCGTGGTGTTCAACGAGATGAAGGGCGTGTTCCAATCGCCCGATGCTGTCATGCGGGATATTTCGCAGCGCTCGCTTTATCCCGATACAACCTATGGCATCAGCTCGGGCGGGGATCCCAAGGCGATCCCTGATCTGACCTATGCGCAGTTCAAGCGGTTTCACCAGACATTCTACCACCCGTCCAACACGCGGGCGTTTTTCTCGGGTGATGATAATGCGGCGCAGCGGCTGGCGATCCTCGACGAATATTTTTCGCAGTTCGAGCGGGCGCCTGTCGACGCGGAGGTGAAGCTGCAGCCACGCTTCAATGCGCCGCGGCAGATCGTGGCGACCTATGCCGGAACCAAGGACGAGGGCAAGGCGCGCGATGGCATGTTTTCGGTCAACTGGATGATCGATCCACCGGCAGATCGTACCGAGGCGCTGAGCCATGGCATGCTGAGCTATCTGCTGGCCGGCAATCCGGCTGCGCCCTTGCGCAAGGCGCTGACGGAGTCCGGGCTCGGCGAGGGCATGACCGGGGGCGGCATTGGCGGCGGCCTGCGGCAGCCTATGGCAAGCTTTGGCATGAAGGGGATCGATCCTGCCGATGGCGAAAGGGTCGAGGCGCTAATCCTGACGACGCTGGGCGAGATCGCCGAGAGAGGTTTTGCGGCCGATCAGTTGGAAGCTGCGGCCAATACGTTCGAGTTTTCGCTGCGCGAGAACAATACCGGGTCCTATCCGCGCGGCATGGTCTATATGTTCAACGCGCTGGGGACGTGGCTGCATGGCGGCGATCCGCTGGCGCCGCTGGCCTTTGAGGGAGCGCTGACCGCGCTGAAGGAGAAGGCGGGCAAGGGGCATTTCGAGAGCGAAATCCGCCGGCTTTTCCTCGACAACATGCATCGCACCACCGTGACATTGAGCGCTGACCCCGAGCAGGGCGCGCGCGAGGTGGCCAAGGAAGTCGACATCCTGGCAGGCGTTCGCGCCAGGCTGGACGAAAAGGCGCTGGAGACGACGGTTTCCGAGACCGAGAAGCTCAAGGCGCTGCAGGAAACCGTCGACGATCCGGCGCTGCTGGCCAAGATTCCGACGCTTACGCTGGGTGACCTGCCGCGCGAAAGTCGCACTATTCCGATCGATATTGGCACATTGGGCGATGTGCGGCTGTTCACCCATGACCTGCCGACGCTGGGGATCGTCTATCTCGACCTTGGTTTTGACCTGCATGTGCTCGACAAGGAGCTGCTGCCCTATCTGCCGCTGTTCGGGCGGGCGCTGCTGCAGACTGGTACGAGCAAGGAAGACTTTGTTTCCCTGACGCAGCGCATCGGGCGCTCGACGGGCGGCATTGCGCAGCATCGCGGGCTGTCGTCGCGGCAGGGCAGCGACGGCAGCGCCGCCTGGTTCTTCCTGTCGGGCAAGGCGGTGCCTGATAAAATCGAGGAGATGCTCGCCATCATGGGCGATGTGCTGCTTGATGCGCGGCTGGATAATCGCGAGCGGTTCAAGCAGATGGCGCTTGAGGAAAAGGCTGGGTTCGAGGCGCGGCTGGTACCATCGGGCAATGCGATCGTCGATACGCGGCTCAAGTCCGGGCTGACCGAGGCGAGCTGGATTGCCGAGCAGCTGGGCGGGGTGAGCTATCTGCAGTTCATTCGCGACCTGGTGAAGCGCGTGGATAGCGACTGGGATTCGGTCGAGGCCGCGCTGGTGCGCATTCGCGATACGCTGTTCAATCGCGGGCGGATGCTCGTCAACGTGACGGCCGATGCAACGCTGTGGGATCGGGCGCGGGGCGAGGTGGCCAGCTTCCTTGGCCGCATTCCGGACGCGATGCATGGCTTTGCCGACTGGAGCGTGGATTTTGCGCCCAGGTCGGAGGGGCTGATCATTCCGGCGCAGGTCAACTATGTGGGCAAGGGCGCTAACCTGCGGGCGCTTGGGTTTGAACTGACCGGCGCATCATCGGTGGTGCTGAAGTTCCTCAACACCACCTATCTTTGGGACAAGGTGCGGGTGCAGGGCGGGGCCTATGGCGGCTCGAGCCGGTTTGACCTGACGAGCGGGAACTTCAGCTTCCTCAGCTATCGCGATCCGAACCTGCTGAAGACGCTCGATGCGTATGACGGGGCGAGCAAGGCGCTTAATGCCGGTATCGGCGAGAACGACCTGACGCGGTCGATCATCGGGGTGATCGGCGATGTCGACGGGTATGAATTCCCCGATGCCAAGGGCTATTCGTCGATGTGGCGGCAGCTGACCGGGACGACGGACGCGATCCGGCAGCAGCGGCGGGATGAGATTTTGGGGACCACGGTCGCCGATTTCCGGCGCATGGCTGAGGCGGTGGAGGCGATCGCAAAGCACGGGCATGTGGTTGTGCTGGGTGGTGAGACGGCGATTTCGGCGGCAAATGACAAGCGGCCTGGGTTGCTTGAGGTGACGAAGGTTATGTGA
- a CDS encoding helix-turn-helix transcriptional regulator, producing MAEEDDLARLQDLVYEAAIIPERWPDALQAVTDFSETAGIGLLSMNERGIRIVASPVLHDIGHRVVNEGWMNKSGRANGVISKGLVGLPRFVNEDDYFDEGDLEKDPIVTELFRPAGFGWAAGFLLQLPHQDTILFNVEQYQERGPIRGESLRRLDALYAPLARAATLAARSSLDRVRTSIETLTAIGLPAAALAPTGRVVLANHLFDAAGHIWTTRLGDRIGLRDAVADRQLTQALTGDGVLSIPIRQSLGGDVIGVIQTVPIRREANDIFGRASCIVILSEMKGGEADASLVQSLFDLTPAELAVARGIAAGQTVSGIAAANGRSVHTVRGQLKSIMSKTGSTRQAELVLLMHQLSRISR from the coding sequence TTGGCCGAGGAAGACGATCTCGCAAGACTGCAAGACCTTGTCTACGAGGCCGCCATCATCCCTGAGCGCTGGCCGGATGCGCTCCAGGCCGTCACCGATTTCAGCGAGACGGCTGGCATTGGCCTCTTGAGCATGAACGAACGCGGCATCCGCATCGTCGCTAGTCCTGTGCTGCACGATATCGGCCACCGGGTGGTCAACGAAGGCTGGATGAACAAGAGCGGGCGCGCCAATGGCGTGATCAGCAAGGGCCTGGTCGGCCTCCCGCGCTTCGTCAACGAGGACGATTACTTCGACGAAGGCGATCTGGAGAAGGACCCGATCGTCACCGAGCTGTTTCGGCCGGCAGGGTTCGGTTGGGCCGCCGGCTTCCTGCTGCAACTGCCGCATCAGGACACCATTCTCTTCAATGTCGAACAATACCAAGAGCGGGGGCCTATTCGCGGCGAGTCGCTGCGCCGGCTGGACGCGCTCTATGCGCCGTTGGCCCGCGCCGCTACCCTGGCCGCCCGCAGCAGCCTCGATCGGGTCCGCACCTCCATTGAAACGCTGACCGCCATCGGCCTCCCGGCGGCCGCCCTTGCGCCAACCGGCCGCGTTGTCCTGGCCAACCATCTGTTCGACGCCGCCGGCCATATCTGGACCACCAGGCTTGGCGACCGCATCGGCCTGCGTGACGCCGTCGCCGACCGCCAGTTGACCCAGGCGCTCACCGGCGATGGCGTGCTGTCCATCCCCATCCGGCAGAGCCTGGGCGGCGACGTCATTGGCGTCATCCAGACCGTCCCGATCCGCCGCGAGGCCAACGATATTTTCGGCCGTGCCTCCTGCATCGTCATCCTCAGCGAAATGAAGGGTGGCGAGGCCGATGCCAGCCTGGTCCAGTCCCTGTTCGATCTCACCCCGGCAGAACTGGCCGTCGCCCGCGGTATCGCCGCCGGCCAGACCGTATCGGGCATCGCCGCCGCCAATGGCCGCAGCGTCCACACCGTCCGCGGCCAGCTCAAATCCATCATGAGCAAGACCGGCAGCACCCGCCAGGCCGAACTGGTCCTGCTGATGCACCAGCTCAGCCGCATTTCCCGCTGA
- a CDS encoding aldo/keto reductase, with the protein MKTRRLGKTGFEVSEIGLGCWQLGGDFGPVGDETATAILDAANTAGVTFWDTADVYGGGLSESRIGAHGKSLGVHVATKLGRGSGLFPDNYSKDGIKASLVGSAQRLGVETLDLAQLHCVPTAVLRDGRVFGWMDELKAEGLVRHWGASVETIEEGLICLEQPGCATLQIIFNLFRQDAAKDLLPKAAAQDVGIIVRLPLASGLLSGKYDKDTRFEATDHRNYNADGKAFSVGETFSGLPFERGVELVAELRGLAPEALPMSQFALRWILDHPQVSTVIAGVSKPAQLADNVAASEQKSLFPALMGQLGEWYEREVKPAIRGGV; encoded by the coding sequence ATGAAAACGCGGCGGTTGGGCAAGACGGGGTTTGAGGTTTCGGAAATCGGGCTGGGTTGCTGGCAGCTGGGTGGCGATTTCGGGCCGGTGGGGGACGAGACGGCGACAGCTATTCTCGATGCGGCCAACACTGCCGGCGTGACATTCTGGGACACGGCCGACGTCTATGGTGGCGGGCTGAGCGAGAGCCGGATTGGCGCGCATGGCAAGAGCCTTGGCGTGCATGTGGCGACCAAGCTGGGGCGCGGCAGCGGGTTGTTTCCCGACAACTATTCCAAGGATGGCATCAAGGCGAGCCTTGTGGGTTCGGCGCAGCGGCTGGGGGTCGAGACGCTCGATCTGGCGCAGCTACATTGCGTGCCGACGGCAGTTTTGCGCGATGGCCGGGTGTTCGGCTGGATGGACGAGCTCAAGGCCGAAGGACTGGTGCGGCATTGGGGCGCCAGCGTCGAGACGATCGAGGAAGGGTTGATCTGCCTCGAGCAGCCGGGCTGCGCGACGCTGCAGATCATCTTCAACCTGTTCCGCCAGGATGCGGCGAAGGATCTGCTGCCCAAGGCTGCGGCGCAGGATGTCGGCATTATCGTGCGGTTGCCGCTGGCGAGCGGCTTGCTGAGCGGCAAGTATGACAAGGATACGCGGTTCGAAGCGACCGACCACCGCAACTACAATGCCGATGGCAAAGCCTTCTCGGTTGGCGAGACATTCTCGGGACTGCCATTCGAGCGCGGCGTGGAACTGGTGGCCGAACTGCGCGGGCTGGCGCCGGAAGCACTGCCGATGAGTCAGTTTGCGCTGCGGTGGATTTTGGATCATCCGCAGGTGAGCACCGTGATCGCAGGAGTCAGCAAGCCGGCGCAACTGGCCGACAATGTTGCGGCAAGTGAGCAGAAGAGCCTGTTTCCGGCGCTGATGGGACAGTTGGGGGAGTGGTACGAGCGCGAGGTGAAGCCGGCGATACGGGGCGGAGTGTAA